The Amycolatopsis sp. DG1A-15b genome contains the following window.
GTTCCCGACCTCGAAGACTTGCAGGGCTTGTCCTTTTTGGACCAACCGAGCCAGCTCAGTTTCGAGCACTGTCCTCACCTCAGGGACATTCAGGCTCCGCAGCGCTGGGGCGACAGCCTGACCTTGCTAAGATTCGCCGAATGCCCCGAGGTGGACCTGAGCTCGCTCTCTCCCCTGACCGGACTCCGGGTGTTGGTGCTCGAGGGCACTCCAATTCCGGACCTTCGGCCCGTGGCCGGCCTCAGCGCGCTCCGGGAGTTGCACCTGTACAGCATCCGCGACATCGATCTCAGTCCCCTCGCCCACCGGCCCGACCTCAAGGTGACAGCGACCATCCAACCCACGCTCTTCGACGAGGACGCCGCCGCAGGCGATAGATTCGAGCCGTGATCGACCACATCAGCATCCCCACCGAGGCCGGCTCCTTCGACGCCATCGCCGCCGGGCCCGAAGATGGCCGGCCCGTGCTGCTGCTGCACGGCTTTCCCGAGGCCGCGATCGAGTGGGAGCACCAGGTCGCCACCCTGGGGGTGCTCGGGTTCCGGGCCGTCGCGCCGGATCAGCGGGGGTACTCGCCGGACGTTCGGCCCGAACAGGCCGGGGACTACTCCATCGTTCACCTCGTCGGGGACGTCGTCGCCGTCACCGAAGCGCTCGGCTGGGCGGAATTCGACCTCGTCGGGCACGACTGGGGTGGTGCTGTCGCCTGGTGGACCGCCGACGCGCACCCCGAACGCCTTCGCAGCCTCGCCGTCGTCTCCACTCCGCACCCCGCCGCGCTCGCCGAGGCCATGAAGACCGATGAGGACCAGCACCTGCGCACCCGGTACATGACCGAGTGGCGGCAGACCCGCGTCACCGAGCGGCGGATGCTGGAGAACGACGGCCGCGCGCTGCGGGAGATGTTCGAGCGGCGAGTTTCGCCGTCGAAGGTCGACGAGTACGTGCGGCGGCTGTCCGAGCCGGGTGCGCTCACCGCCGCCCTCAACTGGTACCGGGCCGGGCGGCCCGGCGGGAAGATCGGCAAGATCGCCGTGTCGACGCTGTACATCTGGAGCACCGAGGACGTCTCCTTCGGCTCCACCGCCGCGCTCGACACCGCCAACTGGGTCACCGCGCCCTACCGCTTCGAGATGCTCGAAGACGTCACGCACTGGGCGCCCGAGGAGACGCCGGAAGCCGTCACGTCGCTGCTCGTGGAGCACCTCAACGCGGGGTGACGGCCCGTCACCCCGCCGGGCGGACCACGGGTAACCCACCCGCCTCGCGGTACGGCGCGGCCCGGCCCGTCGTGTTCACTGGGGCACGTGGATACCGCGATCGAACCCGAGACCGAGCAGATCGTCTTCGTCACCGAGGACGGCGTGCCCACCGGCGAGACCGGCCCGAAGCTGGCCAGCCACCACGAGCACACCCGGTTGCACCTGGCCTTCTCGTGCTATGTCCTGCGGCGCAGCGACAACGCCCTGCTGATCACCCAGCGCGCCCTCCACAAGAAGGTCTGGCCCGGGGTCTGGACCAACAGCGTCTGCGGCCACCCCGCGCCCGGCGAGACCCTCGAGGACGCCGTCCGGCGACGCGCCGGCTACGAACTCGGGCTGCCGTCGCTGTCCGGGCTGCACTGCGTGCTGCCGAACTACCGCTACCGGACGCCGCCGTTCCAGGGGATCGTCGAGAACGAGTTCTGCCCGGTGTTCGCCGCCTGGGCCGACGCCGAGCCGGCGCCGAACCCCGAGGAGGTCGGCGGCTGGCGCTGGGTCGCCTGGGCTGACTACATTGAGTTGCTGGACGACGCGACGGCTAATGTGAGTTACTGGGCAAAGGACCAGTTCTCCCAGCTCAAGGGCATCGAGCCGTTCTCCGGACTCTGAAGCGAACACTCCGGAGAGTCACCGTCACCGTCCCGTTTGAGCGAAATTCATCTTCTTCCGCACCGGTACCTCAAGCGCGGCCGTCCCCACGACGACAACCAAGGGGTGGTGGAGGTGGGGATGGTCGCCGAGAGCGAAGGCACGCCGGGCCGGACGACCAGCCCGCCGGACCTGCTCCGCCTGCACGAGGCCATCGCCGGCCTCTTCGCCACCCAGGGCGACTGGCGACGCGCCTACCAGCACCTGCGGTCCGCGCTGGACATCGCCCGCGACGGCAGCCTCCGCGACGCGCTGACGTCGAGTTACAACCGCCGCTACCTCGACGAGCGGCTGTACGGACCGTTCACCGACCGTCCGCCGCTGGCGCTCGCGCTGATCGACCTCGACCGCTTCAAGAGCATCAACGACACGTACGGTCACCTCGTCGGCGACCGCGTCCTGCGCCGGGTCGCCGACCTCCTCCAGGAGAACCTCCCGCCGGACGGCTTCTGCGCCCGCTACGGCGGCGAGGAGTTCGTCCTGTGGCTGCCCGGGGTCGACGCCGGGCGGGCCGTCCGCGTGGTCGACGACGCCCGGTTGCGCGTCGCCCGTCACCCCTGGTCAGAACTCCAGCCGGGACTCCAGGTGACCATCAGCGCCGGCCTGGCGCACGAGCCGGGGACGCCGGCGTCACCGGAGCGCCAGCTGCGCCGCGCGGACGTCCTGCTTTATGCGGCGAAACGCGCGGGCCGCAACAAAGTCGTCTATCGCGACGCACAAACGACGCAGTTAATGACCCACTCTGAGTAACGCAAAGACGGGATTACTCCGTCCGCCGACAAGCGTCGTCACCCGTTTGTCGACGCACACCGGCCGTTCGTCGACTCAAGGTGAAGAAAATTCCGGGAGGGTGTCGTCACGAACGGGGGGTATCCGTACGATAACGAAAACCTCCGGGGGAACGATCACCTCCTGCGGGGGAAGACGGCCACGGAGAAGCCACCCCCTTCGATCGCGCGAAAGGAGACCGAGTGCCGGACGAGCTCGACAGCCCGGGAACCGGTCGCCGCCTCGACGGTGCCGCGCGGCCCCGGCCCGGACGGCGCCGGTCGATGGAGGACCAGGGCGGGATCAGCGTCTCGGACGTCGTCGCCAAGACCACCGGCGCCCGCCCGTTGCCGCCCCGCGAGCAGCAGGACCGCTCCGACCAGCCCGGACGCCGGGCCCACGGCGCCGAACCACCGGCCCCGGCGCGGTCGTCGCAGCCGGGTGCCCCGAGGCCGGCGCAGGGTGCTCCTGAAGACCCAGTACCCACGGACGCCACTCGTCAACCGCGCACTCCGCGACCCCGTCAGCCCCGCCGCACGACGGCCGCGGCCCCGCTGCCGGAGGCCCCGCTCCAGCGGCGCCCACCGGCCACGAACCCGGGCCCGCAGCAGACGTCGGCCGCACCGCAGCCGCCCCGGCGCCCCCGGCGCCCGGTGGCCGAGGCGCCCCAGGCCGACAGCACCCCGCCGCGCCGCGCACCCCGCCCCGACGCGGCCGCCCCCCAGCGACCGACGCCGGACAGCCCGGCACCCCGCAGGGCCGCCGAAGGAGCCGCACCCCAGCGCGCGGCCGGCGACGGCCCCGCAAACCGCCGCATCGCAGGTCCGGCCGACGCGGCCGCCCCGCAGCGCCCCGGCCCGGCGAGCCCCGCGGCCCGGCGCTCCACGCCGGACAGCCCGGCACCCCGCCGCGCGGCGAACGCCGAAGGGCTCAGCCCTCAGCGCGCGGCCGGCGACGGCCCGGCAAACCGCCGCCCCGCCGCGGACGGCCCGGCACCCCGCCGCGCCACGGAGAACCCCGCGTCCCGGCGCCCGGCAGCTCCGGCCGATGTGGCTGCCCCCTCGCGCCTCACGCCCGACAGCCCGGCACCGCGCCGCACGGCGAACGCCGAACGCGCGGCCGGTGACGGCCCGGCAAACCGCCCCGCCGCCGACAGCCCGGCACCCCGCCGCGCCACGGACAGCCCCGCCTCCCGGCGCCCGGCAGCTCCGGCCGACGCGGTGACGCCCTCGCGCTCCACGCCCGACAGCCCGGCACCGCGCCGCACGGCGAACGCCGAGCGCGCGGTCGGCGACGGCCCGGCGAACCGCCGCCCCGAGCCGGCTGCTGCGCCTCAGCGTGCCGCCGCCGACGGCGATGGGTCTCGTTCCGCGCCCCAGCGGCCCTCCGCCGTGCCGTCGCGGGCCGAACTCGATCCGCTGACCATGACCGACGAGATGGAAGCGATCGACGAGGCGACCCAGTACCGCCGCAAGATCGATCACACCCTCGCCCGGTTCTCCGCCGCCCACGACGAGATGAATGCCGAAGAGGCCAAGCGGCGCGAACGCCGTGAACGGCTCTCGCCCACCTCCTTGCTCGAAAGCACCCGCACCGCCCTGCACCGCGTCGTCACCACGGCACCCGAAGAGGCCCAAGCCGACGCCGAACAGACCCGGCTGCAGGAAACGAAGCAGCGGAAGCTCGACCGGTCGGCCCGGTTCGGGCGGATCGCCGCCGCCGTCGTGGCCGGGCTCGTCTTCCTCGGGATCGGGGGTGCCTGGGGGGCGCAGACCTACTTCGACGCCAAGTTCACCCAGGTCTCCGCGCTCGACGAGAACTCCGCCGACATCCAGGACGCCGAGGCGCAGGCCAACGACGAGAACTTCCTGATGGTCGGCTCCGACACGCGCGACGGCGCGTCCGCCGAGGAAGGCGTCGGCACCGCCGACAGCACGCCGGGCGCCCGGAGCGACACCGTGATGGTCGCGCACATCCCGGCCGACCGGAAGCGGGTCGTCGTCACGTCGTTCCCGCGCGACCTCGAGATCAACCGCCCGGACTGCCAGAAGTGGGACCCGGCCCAGAACAAGACGACCGCCGAGGTCTACAAGGGCGCGAAGTTCGCCAAGCTGAACACCGCCTACGCGGTCGGCGGCCCGGCGTGCGTGACCAAGGTGATCCAGCAGATCACCGGGCTGCGGATCAACCACTTCATCGGCATCGACTTCAACGGCTTCAAGGAGATGGTCGACGCGGTGCACGGCGTCACCATCAACAACGAGATCCCGATCGACGACACCATCCTCGGCAAGGTGCTGCTGCAGACCGGCGAGGTGACGATCTCCGGCGACCAGGCGCTGAACTTCGTCCGCGCGCGGCACGTCAAGGGCGACCCGACGTCCGACTACGGCCGGATCAAGCGGCAGCAGGAGTTCATCGGCGCGCTGCTGAAGAAGGTCATGTCCTCGGACGTCGTGCTCGACCCCGGCAAGCTCAGCGACTTCATCAGCGCCTTCGCGAAGGCCACCTTCGGCGACAACCTCGGCGTCAAGCAGATGATGACGCTGGCGCAGTCGATGAAGGGCCTCGACCAGTCGAAGATCACGTTCCTCACCGTCCCGACGGTCGGCATGGCCAACAACCGCGGCAACGAGGTCCTCGTCGTCAGCAAGACGAAGGCCCTCTTCGACGCGCTGCGCAACAACACCGCGCTGCCCGACCCGAAGGCGCCGGTCCCGGTGGGCGAGCAGGCCCCGCCGACCAGCACGTCGAAGCCGAAGAGCAGCGGCACTTCGAAGTCGACGACCACCCGCAAGAGCACCACCACGGGCTGATCCGCGAGGATCGTTAGTCCGGGTTCACGTGCGGTTCACCCGGCGATGCGGTATTTGGCCACGGTTGGCCGTAGGGTTGGGCCATGCGTGAGGCTTACCATGTCGAACTCGAACAGCTCGCCGTCAACCTGGCCGCGATGTCGGTCCAGGTCGCCGAAGCGATGGAGCGGGCCACGCGGGCACTGCTGGAGGCCGACCTGGGTCTCGCCGAGCAGGTGATCAGCGACGACGCCAAGGTCGACGACGCCCGCGCCCAGTGCGAGGAGCAGGCGTACGCGCTGCTGGCCCTGCAGGCGCCGGTGGCGACCGACCTGCGCACGGTGCTCGCGGCGATCCACGCCGCCGAAAGCCTGGAGCGGATGGGCGACCTGGCCCTGCACGTGGCGAAGGCCGCGCGGCGCCGTCACCCCGATCCGGTGCTGCCGGAGGCAGTGCGGCCGTACTTCGCCGAGATGGGCGAGATCGCGGTCAAGCTGGCCCGCCAGACCGAGCTGGTCATCAAGACGAAGGACGTCGAAGCCGCGAAGACGCTCGAGTCCGACGACGACCAGGTCGACGACATCCACCGCCACCTGTTCACGGTCCTGATGGACCGCGAGTGGCCGCACGGCGTGGCCGCGGCAGTCGACGTGACGCTGCTGGGCCGCTTCTACGAGCGCTACGCCGACCACGCGGTGTCGGTCGCGAAGCGGATGATCTTCGTGGTCACCGGCAAGATGCCGGGCTACGGCTCCGACGACACCATCTGAGCCGCACTGACGAAGAAAGCCCCCGGCCGCGGCCGGGGGCTTTCTTGTTGCTCCACTTTGGACGAAAAGAAGGCCTTTCCCGCCGGCCCCGAGAACGGGCGGGAAAGGCCTTCCGCAGCAACGACAAGCTCAGCCGAAGCGGCCGGAAATGTAGTCCTCCGTGGCCTTCTGGTCCGGGTTGGAGAAGATCTTCTCCGTGTCGTTCAGCTCCACCAGCCGGCCCGGCTGGCCGACGCCGGCGAGGTTGAAGAACGCCGTTTGGTCGGAAACCCGGGCCGCCTGCTGCATGTTGTGCGTCACGATGACGATCGTGTAGTCCTTCTTCAGCTCGCCGATCAGGTCCTCGATCGCCAGCGTGGAAATCGGGTCCAGGGCCGAGCACGGCTCGTCCATCAGCAGCACGTCCGGCTGGACCGCGATCGCGCGGGCGATGCAGAGCCGCTGCTGCTGACCGCCCGAAAGCCCGCCGCCCGGCTTGTTCAGGCGGTCCTTGACCTCGTTCCACAGGTTCGCGCCGCGCAGGGCGCGCTCGGCGATGTCGTCGAGGGTCTTCTTGCCCTTGGTGCCACCCAGCTTCAGGCCCGCGACGACGTTGTCCTTGATGGACATCGTCGGGAACGGGTTGGGGCGCTGGAACACCATGCCGATCGTGCGGCGCACCTGGACCGGGTCGACCGCCGACGCGTAGATGTCCTCGCCGTCGAGCAGCACCTGGCCGTCCACGCGGGCGCCGGGGATCACTTCGTGCATGCGGTTGAGCGTGCGCAGCACCGTCGACTTGCCGCAGCCCGAGGGGCCGATGAACGCGGTGACGTTGCGCGGCGGCACCGACAGGGTGACGCCGTCCACGGCGTGGAACTTGCCGTAGTAGATGTCCACGTCCTTGACGTCGATTCGCTTGGCCATCAGGAACAGCTCACTTCTTCTTCGGGGCGACGAGGCGCGCGAACACGGTGGCGAGGAGGTTGATCAGCGCGATGATGAGCACCAGGGTCAGTGCCGCGCCCCAGATCCGGTCGAAGCCGACCGTGCCCGGGTCCATCGGGTTGCTGACGCGCTCGTTGTTCATCAGCAGCGGCAGCGCGGCCTGTTCGCCGTGGAAGATGTCCCAGTTCGTGTAGGCCGAGTAGCCGACCAGGACCAGCAGCGGCGCGGTTTCGCCCATCACGCGGGCCAGCGCCATCATGACGCCGCCGACGATGCCGGACAGCGCCGTCGGGAGCACGATCTTCACGATCGTCTTCCACTTCGGCACCCCCAGCGCGTACGACGCCTCGCGCAGGTCGT
Protein-coding sequences here:
- the pstB gene encoding phosphate ABC transporter ATP-binding protein PstB — translated: MAKRIDVKDVDIYYGKFHAVDGVTLSVPPRNVTAFIGPSGCGKSTVLRTLNRMHEVIPGARVDGQVLLDGEDIYASAVDPVQVRRTIGMVFQRPNPFPTMSIKDNVVAGLKLGGTKGKKTLDDIAERALRGANLWNEVKDRLNKPGGGLSGGQQQRLCIARAIAVQPDVLLMDEPCSALDPISTLAIEDLIGELKKDYTIVIVTHNMQQAARVSDQTAFFNLAGVGQPGRLVELNDTEKIFSNPDQKATEDYISGRFG
- a CDS encoding LCP family protein; the protein is MPSRAELDPLTMTDEMEAIDEATQYRRKIDHTLARFSAAHDEMNAEEAKRRERRERLSPTSLLESTRTALHRVVTTAPEEAQADAEQTRLQETKQRKLDRSARFGRIAAAVVAGLVFLGIGGAWGAQTYFDAKFTQVSALDENSADIQDAEAQANDENFLMVGSDTRDGASAEEGVGTADSTPGARSDTVMVAHIPADRKRVVVTSFPRDLEINRPDCQKWDPAQNKTTAEVYKGAKFAKLNTAYAVGGPACVTKVIQQITGLRINHFIGIDFNGFKEMVDAVHGVTINNEIPIDDTILGKVLLQTGEVTISGDQALNFVRARHVKGDPTSDYGRIKRQQEFIGALLKKVMSSDVVLDPGKLSDFISAFAKATFGDNLGVKQMMTLAQSMKGLDQSKITFLTVPTVGMANNRGNEVLVVSKTKALFDALRNNTALPDPKAPVPVGEQAPPTSTSKPKSSGTSKSTTTRKSTTTG
- the phoU gene encoding phosphate signaling complex protein PhoU, producing MREAYHVELEQLAVNLAAMSVQVAEAMERATRALLEADLGLAEQVISDDAKVDDARAQCEEQAYALLALQAPVATDLRTVLAAIHAAESLERMGDLALHVAKAARRRHPDPVLPEAVRPYFAEMGEIAVKLARQTELVIKTKDVEAAKTLESDDDQVDDIHRHLFTVLMDREWPHGVAAAVDVTLLGRFYERYADHAVSVAKRMIFVVTGKMPGYGSDDTI
- a CDS encoding alpha/beta hydrolase, which gives rise to MIDHISIPTEAGSFDAIAAGPEDGRPVLLLHGFPEAAIEWEHQVATLGVLGFRAVAPDQRGYSPDVRPEQAGDYSIVHLVGDVVAVTEALGWAEFDLVGHDWGGAVAWWTADAHPERLRSLAVVSTPHPAALAEAMKTDEDQHLRTRYMTEWRQTRVTERRMLENDGRALREMFERRVSPSKVDEYVRRLSEPGALTAALNWYRAGRPGGKIGKIAVSTLYIWSTEDVSFGSTAALDTANWVTAPYRFEMLEDVTHWAPEETPEAVTSLLVEHLNAG
- the idi gene encoding isopentenyl-diphosphate Delta-isomerase, translated to MDTAIEPETEQIVFVTEDGVPTGETGPKLASHHEHTRLHLAFSCYVLRRSDNALLITQRALHKKVWPGVWTNSVCGHPAPGETLEDAVRRRAGYELGLPSLSGLHCVLPNYRYRTPPFQGIVENEFCPVFAAWADAEPAPNPEEVGGWRWVAWADYIELLDDATANVSYWAKDQFSQLKGIEPFSGL
- a CDS encoding GGDEF domain-containing protein, with protein sequence MVAESEGTPGRTTSPPDLLRLHEAIAGLFATQGDWRRAYQHLRSALDIARDGSLRDALTSSYNRRYLDERLYGPFTDRPPLALALIDLDRFKSINDTYGHLVGDRVLRRVADLLQENLPPDGFCARYGGEEFVLWLPGVDAGRAVRVVDDARLRVARHPWSELQPGLQVTISAGLAHEPGTPASPERQLRRADVLLYAAKRAGRNKVVYRDAQTTQLMTHSE